The sequence below is a genomic window from Nocardioides oleivorans.
GCGCGCCCGGCTGCTCCCGGGTGAGGTGGAGCAGCCACTGCTTCCCACCGGTGTGGATGAGCGCATAGCGACGTACGCCGTCGCGGCCGTGGAGCGAGAACACGAACCGCCGCTCGTCGCGGTCGTGCTCCTCCCACGTGCCCTCGTCGGCGATCGACTTGTGCTCGTCCTCGTAGGCCACGTGGTCGAGGTCGTGGTCGCCCACGGCCACCGCGAGCCGGTCGTGCGCGGTGTCGACCGGGAGGCCCTTGGGCACGGCCCAGCTGCGCAGCACGCCGTCCTCCTCGAGCCGCAGGTCGAAGTGCGGACTCGGCTTGCGGTGGTCGTGCAGCACGAAGCGTGGCCTCACGCAGCCATCCTGACGCACGCCGCCGAAACGGCGTCCGGGCGGGATCGCCGGTAGATTCGCGCGGTGCCCGACACCCGCCCCCGCCGTACCTTCGCCGTCATCAGCCACCCCGACGCGGGCAAGTCGACCCTCACCGAGGCCCTCGCGCTGCACGCCCGGGTGATCACCGAGGCCGGCGCCGTGCACGGCAAGGGCGACCGTCGCGCGACGGTGTCGGACTGGATGGCGATGGAGAAGGCCCGCGGCATCTCGATCACGTCGGCGGCCCTGCAGTTCGTCTACCGCGACCACGTGATCAACCTCGTCGACACCCCCGGCCACAGCGACTTCTCCGAGGACACCTACCGCGTGCTGTCGGCCGTCGACTCGGCCGTGATGCTGGTCGACGCCGGAAAGGGGCTCGAGCCGCAGACGCTCAAGCTCTTCAAGGTGTGCGCGCTGCGCGGCATCCCGGTGCTGACGGTCATCAACAAGTGGGACCGGCCCGGCCTCTCGGCCCTCGAGCTGATGGACCTCATCCAGGAGAAGATCAAGCTCCGGCCCACTCCCCTCACCTGGCCCGTCGGCGAGGCCGGCGACTTCCGCGGCGTGCTGGACCGGCGCACGGGCGAGTTCGTGAAGTACACCCGCACGGCCGGTGGTGCGACCCGCGCCCCCGAGCGCCGGATGGCGCCCGACGAGGTCGAGGAGACCGACGCCCACCAGTGGCAGGCGGCCGAGGAGGAGCACGAGCTGCTCACCCTCGACGAGGCCGACCACGACCAGGCGCGCTTCCTGGCTGGTGAGACCACGCCCGTCATGTTCGCCTCGGCGCTGCAGAACTTCGGTGTCGCGCAGCTGCTCGACCTCCTGCTCGACATCGCCCCCGACCCCAGCGCGACCGAGGGCGTCGACGGCTCCGTGCGTGAGACCGACGACGACTTCAGCGCCTTCGTCTTCAAGGTGCAGTCGGGCATGAACAACGCCCACCGCGACCGACTGGCCTACGCCCGCGTGGTCTCCGGCCACTTCGAGCGCGGCATGGTCGTCACCCACGCCGGCAGCGGCCGCCCGTTCGCCACGAAGTTCGCCCAGTCGGTCTTCGGCCGCGACACCGCTGCCGTCGAGACCGCCGAGCCCGGCGACATCATCGGCTTCGTCAACGCCCAGGCCCTGCGCGTCGGCGACACCGTCTACGTCGGTGAGTCGATCGAGTACCCGCCCGTCCCGAGCTTCGCGCCCGAGCACTTCGTGACCGCCAGCGCCGGCGACATCAGCCGCTACAAGCAGTTCCGCCGCGGCATCGAGCAGCTCGACCAGGAGGGTGTCGTCCAGGTGCTGCGCTCGGACCTGCGCGGCGACCAGAACCCGGTGCTCGCCGCCGTCGGCCCGATGCAGTTCGAGGTCGTCGAGGACCGGATGACCAACGAGTTCAACTCGCCGATCCGCCTGTCCCGCCTCGACTACCAGGTCGCGCGCCGCACGAACGCCGAGGGCGCCACCGCGCTGGCCGGGATGCGCGGCATCGAGGTGCTCGAGCGCAGCGACGGCACCCACATGGCGCTGTTCGTCGACCAGTGGCGCGCGATGGTCACCGCCCGCGACAACCCCGAGATCATGCTCGAGGCGCTGCCCGCCGGCGGCGCCTGAGGCCGCGCCCGCCTCCCCCGTATCGTCGACAGGGTGAATGCCGCCGTCGTCCCGCTCGACCTCGGGCACCACTTCGCCGACACGCTGCCCGAGCTCGCGCTCCCGTGGCAGGCCGCCGACGTGCCCGAGCCGCAGCTGCTGGCCCTCAACGAGCCCCTCGCCACCCAGCTCGGGCTCGACCCCGACTGGCTGCGCACGCCCGAGGGGCTCGGCCTGCTCACCGGCACCGCGGTGCCGGAGGGCGCGACCCCGGTGGCGCAGGCCTACGCCGGCCACCAGTTCGGCGGCTACTCGCCCCGCCTCGGCGACGGCCGCGCGCTGCTCCTCGGCGAGCTCACCGACGCCGACGGCCGGCTGCGCGACCTGCACCTCAAGGGCTCCGGCCGTACGCCGTTCTCGCGCGGCGGCGACGGCTACGCGGCCGTCGGGCCGATGCTGCGCGAGCACGTGGTCAGCGAGGCGATGCACGCCCTCGGGATTCCGACGACCCGCTCGCTCGGCGTCGTCGCGACCGGACGACCCGTGCACCGCGAGACCGTGCTGCCGGGCGCCGTCCTCGCCCGGGTCGCCAGCAGCCACCTGCGCGTCGGCTCCTTCCAGTACGCCCGCGCCACCGACGACCTCGACCTGCTGCGCAGGCTCGCCGACCACGCCATCGCGCGGCACCACCCCGACGTCGCCGACGCCGAGCAGCCCCACCTCGCGCTCTTCGAGGCCGTGATGGCAGCGCAGGCGTCGCTCGTCGCGCAGTGGATGCTCGTCGGCTTCGTCCACGGCGTGATGAACACCGACAACATGACGATCTCCGGCGAGACCATCGACTACGGCCCGTGCGCCTTCATCGACGCGTTCGACCCGGCCACGGTCTTCAGCTCGATCGACACCGGCGGGCGCTACGCCTTCGGCAACCAGCCGGTGGTCGCGGAGTGGAACCTCGCGCGCTTCGCCGAGACCCTGCTCCCCCTCCTCGCCGAGGAGCAGGACGACGCGGTCGCCATCGCCACCGCCTCCCTCGGCCGGTTCCGCACGTCCTACTCCGAGGCGTGGTCGCGCGGGATGCGCGCCAAGCTCGGCCTCCCCGACGGGCTCCCCGACGAGGTCACCGCGGGGCTGGCCGGCGACCTGGTCGAGCTGATGCGCGACAACCACGTCGACCACACCGGATTCTTCCGGGCGCTCGGCGCAGCGGCCCGCGGCGACGCCGACGCGGCGCGCGGGCTCGTGCTCGACCTGGCGGCGTACGACGCCTGGGCCGCGCGCTGGCTCGCGCTCTCCCCCGACGCCGACGCGATGGACCGCGTGAACCCGGTCCACGTCCCGCGCAACCACCTCGTCGAGGAGGCACTGGACGCCGCCACGGGCGGTGACCTCGGCCCGCTCGACCGGCTGCTCGAGGCGGTCCGCCGGCCGTACGACGCACGTCCCGGGCTGGAGAGGTACGCCGAGCCCGCCCCGGAGTCGTTCGCCGGCTACCAGACCTTCTGCGGGACCTGACCCCACCCCGCTGTGACCGCTGTCTCGGGGTCCACGACCCACTCGGGTGGTATGGACCGGGGCCGGGACTGACAAGGTGTCGTCCATGGCTCGACGACGCACCCCCGAACCCGCCCCCACGCCTGCGCCCGTCCCGGCGCCGCCGTCGCGCGAGGAGACCATCGGCCACGGCCTGTCGTGGACGGCGCGGTGGAGCCTGCGCTTCGTCGGCATCGCCCTCGGGCTGGTGCTGGTCGGGCTCGTCGTCAAGTACGCCTGGGTGATCATCTTCCCGGTGCTGATGGCCCTGATCCTGTGCACCGTCCTGGCGCCGGTCGCCTCTTTCCTGCGCCGACGCCTCAAGCTCCCCAACGCGCTCGCCGCGGCGATCACCGTCCTCGGCGCCATCCTCGTGGTGGTCGGGGTCGGCTACACGATCGCCCCGTCCGTGGCCTCGCAGGGCGGCGACATCGTCGACAGCGCCAGCGAGGGGCTCCAGCACGTGCAGGACTGGGTGCAGAGCTCCGACTTCGTCTCCAAGGAGCAGATCGACGCCGGGCTCCAGGGGCTGCAGGAGAAGCTGACCGGGTCGGCCGGCACCATCGCCTCCGGCGTGCTGGTCGGGGTCTCCGCGATCACCAACGGGCTGGTCAACCTGGTGCTGGTCCTGATCCTGACCTTCCTGTTCGTCAAGGACGGCTCCCGGTTCCTGCCGTGGGTGCGCCGGCTCGCCGGCCCCACGGCCGGCCGGCACCTGGCCGAGGTCGGTGACCGCGCCTGGGCGACCCTGGGCGGCTTCATCAGGACCCAGGCCCTGGTGTCGCTCATCGACGCCGTCCTCATCGGTGGCGGCCTCCTGCTGATCGGCGTCCCGCTGGCCGTCCCGCTGGCCGTCCTCACCTTCTTCGCCGGGTTCGTGCCGATCGTCGGCGCCTTCGTCGCCGGCTCGATCGCCGTCCTCATCGCGCTGGTGTCCAACGGGCCCACCGGTGCGCTGCTGGCGCTCGCGCTCATCGTCGCCGTGCAGCAGGTGGAGGGCAACGTGCTGTCCCCAATCCTGCAGTCGAAGTCGATGAACCTCCACGCGGCCGTCGTCCTGCTGGCGGTCACCCTCGGCGGCACGCTGTTCGGGATCTCGGGCGCCTTCCTGGCCGTGCCCTTCACGGCCGTGCTGGCCGTCGTGCTGCGCTACCTCGACGAGGTCGTCGACGCGCGGACCAGGTCGCGCGTCGCGC
It includes:
- a CDS encoding DNA polymerase ligase N-terminal domain-containing protein; the encoded protein is MRPRFVLHDHRKPSPHFDLRLEEDGVLRSWAVPKGLPVDTAHDRLAVAVGDHDLDHVAYEDEHKSIADEGTWEEHDRDERRFVFSLHGRDGVRRYALIHTGGKQWLLHLTREQPGAR
- a CDS encoding peptide chain release factor 3, which encodes MPDTRPRRTFAVISHPDAGKSTLTEALALHARVITEAGAVHGKGDRRATVSDWMAMEKARGISITSAALQFVYRDHVINLVDTPGHSDFSEDTYRVLSAVDSAVMLVDAGKGLEPQTLKLFKVCALRGIPVLTVINKWDRPGLSALELMDLIQEKIKLRPTPLTWPVGEAGDFRGVLDRRTGEFVKYTRTAGGATRAPERRMAPDEVEETDAHQWQAAEEEHELLTLDEADHDQARFLAGETTPVMFASALQNFGVAQLLDLLLDIAPDPSATEGVDGSVRETDDDFSAFVFKVQSGMNNAHRDRLAYARVVSGHFERGMVVTHAGSGRPFATKFAQSVFGRDTAAVETAEPGDIIGFVNAQALRVGDTVYVGESIEYPPVPSFAPEHFVTASAGDISRYKQFRRGIEQLDQEGVVQVLRSDLRGDQNPVLAAVGPMQFEVVEDRMTNEFNSPIRLSRLDYQVARRTNAEGATALAGMRGIEVLERSDGTHMALFVDQWRAMVTARDNPEIMLEALPAGGA
- a CDS encoding AI-2E family transporter — translated: MARRRTPEPAPTPAPVPAPPSREETIGHGLSWTARWSLRFVGIALGLVLVGLVVKYAWVIIFPVLMALILCTVLAPVASFLRRRLKLPNALAAAITVLGAILVVVGVGYTIAPSVASQGGDIVDSASEGLQHVQDWVQSSDFVSKEQIDAGLQGLQEKLTGSAGTIASGVLVGVSAITNGLVNLVLVLILTFLFVKDGSRFLPWVRRLAGPTAGRHLAEVGDRAWATLGGFIRTQALVSLIDAVLIGGGLLLIGVPLAVPLAVLTFFAGFVPIVGAFVAGSIAVLIALVSNGPTGALLALALIVAVQQVEGNVLSPILQSKSMNLHAAVVLLAVTLGGTLFGISGAFLAVPFTAVLAVVLRYLDEVVDARTRSRVAPRTAED
- a CDS encoding protein adenylyltransferase SelO, yielding MNAAVVPLDLGHHFADTLPELALPWQAADVPEPQLLALNEPLATQLGLDPDWLRTPEGLGLLTGTAVPEGATPVAQAYAGHQFGGYSPRLGDGRALLLGELTDADGRLRDLHLKGSGRTPFSRGGDGYAAVGPMLREHVVSEAMHALGIPTTRSLGVVATGRPVHRETVLPGAVLARVASSHLRVGSFQYARATDDLDLLRRLADHAIARHHPDVADAEQPHLALFEAVMAAQASLVAQWMLVGFVHGVMNTDNMTISGETIDYGPCAFIDAFDPATVFSSIDTGGRYAFGNQPVVAEWNLARFAETLLPLLAEEQDDAVAIATASLGRFRTSYSEAWSRGMRAKLGLPDGLPDEVTAGLAGDLVELMRDNHVDHTGFFRALGAAARGDADAARGLVLDLAAYDAWAARWLALSPDADAMDRVNPVHVPRNHLVEEALDAATGGDLGPLDRLLEAVRRPYDARPGLERYAEPAPESFAGYQTFCGT